DNA from Kitasatospora acidiphila:
GACCTCATGATCATCCAGTAGGAAAACCCTGATTTGCCCGTTTTCGCCCATTGGCAAATGCTCCCATACCCCCACAGGGATGATCTATCGCCCGCACCGCCCGTCCGCACAATCTGTCCGATCAACCCCCTTACGCGAAACGCCGCGCCCGGATAGCGTGCGCAGGTGTCCTGACGTGCACCCCCGGGAGGCTGCCCGCTACCCGGTTCCAGCCCCACCTGGTCGGAAAAAGTAGGACGTCCTAGCGCAGGAGCGCCCAACGCGCTCGCTGGGTAACGTTCTCGTGGGAAAGCCGTCGGCAAAGGATCACCGCCTGCCACGTCATCGGCCGCTCACCCAGTGCGCCGAGCGCGGAGGTGACCGGACCGGCACCGGCGACCCCGGGCGGCCGGACAGACCGAGGAGTGAACGTGACCGTCAAAAGCACGTCGAGGGCGCGCAAGAAGGCCGCCCCCGGCGTCCCCGACAGTGCCCGTACCGGGCAGGACGCCCCCGCTGAGCTCATCCAGCTGCTGACGCCCGAGGGCGACCGGGTGGAGAACCCCGAGTTCCCGCTCACCGTCAGCCCGGAGGAGTTGCGCGCCCTCTACCGGGACCTGGTCCTGGTGCGCCGGTTCGACGGCGAGGCCACCGCGCTGCAGCGCCAGGGCGAACTGGGCCTGTGGGCCTCGCTGCTCGGCCAGGAGGCGGCCCAGGTCGGCAGCGGCCGCGCGATGCGCGAGGGCGACTACGCCTTCCCCACCTACCGTGAGCACGGCGTCGCCTGGTGCCGCGGGGTGGACCCGCTCAACCTGCTCGGGATGTTCCGCGGCGTGAACCACGGCGGTTGGGACCCGAACGAGAAGAACTTCCACCTCTACACCATCGTGATCGGCTCCCAGACGCTGCACGCGACGGGCTACGCGATGGGCATCACCAAGGACGGCGCTGAGGACGCGGTGATCGCCTACTTCGGCGACGGCGCCTCCAGCCAGGGCGACGTCAACGAGGCCTTCACCTTCGCCTCGGTGTACAACGCGCCGGTGGTGTTCTTCTGCCAGAACAACCAGTGGGCGATCTCCGAGCCGACCATCAACCAGACCAAGATCCCGCTGTACCGCCGGGCCTCCGGCTTCGGCTTCCCGGGCGTGCGGGTGGACGGCAACGACGTGCTGGCCTGCCTCGCGGTCACCCGCTGGGCGCTGGACCGGGCCCGCAACGGCGGCGGCCCGGTGCTGATCGAGGCGTTCACCTACCGGATGGGCGCGCACACCACCTCGGACGACCCGACCCGCTACCGCTCCAGCGAGGAGACCGAGGCCTGGAAGGCCAAGGACCCGATCGCGCGCCTGCGCGCCCACCTGGAGAAGGAGGGCCTGGCGGACGAGGAGTTCTTCGCGGCGGTCGACGCCGAGAGCGAGGCGCTGGGCCTGCGGGTCCGCGAGGGCGTCCGCTCGATGCCGGACCCGGACCCGACCCTGATCTTCGACCACGTGTACGCCGAGCCGCACGCCCTGGTCGCCGAGGAACGGGCCGAATACGTGGCCTACGCGCAGTCGTTCGAGGGTGGGGAGTAAGTCCGAACATGTCCAAGCTCACCATGTCGAAGGCCATCAACGAGGGCCTGCGCAAATGCCTGGAGACCGACCCCAAGACCGTGATCATGGGTGAGGACGTCGGCAAGCTGGGCGGTGTCTTCCGAGTCACCGACGGCCTGCAGAAGGACTTCGGCGAGGACCGGGTGATCGACACCCCGCTCGCCGAGTCCGGGATCATGGGCACCGCGATCGGTCTGGCCCTGCGCGGCTACCGGCCGATCGTGGAGATCCAGTTCGACGGCTTCGTCTACCCGGCCTTCGACCAGATCGTCACCCAGCTGGCCAAGATGCACGCCCGCGCGCTCGGGCACGTCAAGATGCCGGTCACCGTCCGGATCCCGTACGCGGGCGGCATCGGTGCCGTCGAGCACCACAGCGAGTCGCACGAGGCCTACTTCGCGCACACCGCCGGTCTGCGGGTGGTCACCCCGTCCAACCCGGACGACGCGTACTGGATGCTGCGGCAGTCGGTGGAGTCCGACGACCCGGTCATCTTCCTGGAGCCCAAGGCCCGCTACTGGGACAAGGCGGAGATCAGCGCGGCCCCCGCGCTCGACCTGCACACCGCCAAGGTGGTCCGCCCCGGCACCGACCTGACCCTGCTGGCCTACGGGCCGATGGTGAAGACCTGCCTGGAGGTCGCCGCGGTCGCCGAGCAGGACGGGCACCGCATCGAGGTGGTCGACCTGCGCTCGCTCTCCCCGGTGGACTTCGCCACCCTGGCGGAGTCGGTCAAGCGCACCGGCCGGGCCGTGGTGGTCCACGAGGCACCGGTCTTCATGGGCATGGGCGCCGAGCTGGCCGCCCGGCTCACCGAGCAGTGCTTCTACCACCTGGAGGCGCCGATCCTGCGGGTCGGCGGCTACTTCGCGCCGTACCCGCCGTCCCGCGTCGAGGAGCAGTTCCTGCCCGACCTGGACCGGGTGCTGGACGCCGTCGACCGCGCGCTGGCGTTCTGAGAAGGGAGTGGGTTCATGACCACCGAAGTTCGCTCACTCCGTGAGTTCAAGATGCCCGACGTCGGCGAGGGGCTGACCGAGGCCGAGATCCTCAAGTGGTACGTCCAGCCGGGTGACACCGTGACGGACGGGCAGATCGTCTGCGAGGTGGAGACCGCCAAGGCCGCCGTCGAGCTGCCCATCCCGTTCAACGGGACGGTCGAGGCCCTGCACTTCCCCGAGGGCACCACGGTCGACGTGGGCACCGCGATCATCGCGGTCGCGGTGGCCGGCGGCGCGCCCGACCAGGCTCCGGTCGCTGCGGCTCCGGCCGCTGCGCCGGCCGAGGCCGAGGAGGCCGAGCCGGAGCGCCGCGAGGTGCTGGTCGGCTACGGCCCGCGCACCGGTGCGGTGCAGCGCCGGGCCCGGCGCACCGCGGCGGCGCCCGCCGCTGCCGCTCCGGTCGCCGCCGCCCCGGCTCCCGTTGCCGCGCCGGCCCCGGCCGCCGCACCCGCTCCGGTCGCCGCGGCCCAGGTCACCGAGCGCCCGCTGGCCAAGCCACCGGTGCGCAAGCTGGCCAAGGACCTCGGCGTCGACCTGCACACCGTGGTGCCGACCGGCAAGGACGGCATCATCACCCGCGAGGACGTGCACGCGGCCGCCGCCCCGGCACCGCAGCCGGCCGCGCCGGTGGTCGAGGCGCCCGTCGCCGAGGCCGCACCGGTGGTCGAGGCGCCGGCCGCTCCGCTGGCCACCGGCCTGGACGTGCGCGTCCCGATCAAGGGCGTGCGCAAGGCCACCGCGCAGGCGATGGTCTCCTCCGCCTTCACCGCACCGCACGTGACCGAGTTCGTGCAGGTCGACGTGACCCGCACGATGAAGCTGGTGCGCGAGCTCAAGGAGAGCGGCGAGCTGGGCGCCGGCGTGCGGGTCTCCCCGCTGCTGCTGGTCGCCCGGGCGCTGATCACCGCGGTCAAGCGCTATCCGGAGATCAACGCCGCCTGGGACGAGGCCAACCAGGAGATCGTGGTCAAGGGCCAGGTGAACCTGGGCATCGCGGCGGCCACCCCGCGCGGCCTGATCGTGCCGAACATCAAGAACGCCGGTGCGCTCACGCTGCCCGCCTTGGGCGCCGAGCTGGGCGCGCTCATCGAGACCGCCCGGCAGGGCAAGACCTCGCCGGCCGCGATGACCGGCGGCACCATCACCATCACCAACGTCGGCGTCTTCGGCGTCGACACCGGCACCCCGATCCTCAACCCGGGCGAGGCGGCCATCCTCGCCTTCGGCGCGGTGCGGGAGCTGCCCTGGGTGCACAAGGGCCGGGTGGTGCCCCGCCAGGTGACCACGCTGGCGCTCTCCTTCGACCACCGCCTGGTCGACGGCGAGTTGGGCTCCAAGGTGCTGGCCGACGTGGCCGCCATCCTGGAGAAGCCCAAGCGGCTGATCACCTGGAGCTGACGGACCGTCAGAACCACTCGAGGGCCCCGCATCCGGTGAGACGAACCGGATGCGGGGCCCTCGGGCGTTCGGCGGCCGACCGAGGCCGACCGGGCGCTGGCGTTCTCTGCGCCGGCCGACCGAGCGGCGGCCGGGTCAGCGGCGGGCGGCGCGGCGGCGGGCGAAGGCCAGCGCGGCGGCGCCGGAGGCCAGCAGGGCGCTGCCGGCGGCGACCAGGGTCCAGGAGGTGTCCCCGCCGCCGGTGTAGGCCAGCCGCTCGGTGCCGGGGGTGGTGGCGGTGCCGCTCGGCTCGGCGGTGGGCGCGGAGCTCGGGGCCGCCGAGGTGGCGGCCACGGGTGCCGCCGTCGGGGTGGCGGACTCGGTGGGCTTGGCGGTCGGCTTGCCGCTGGGCTTGGTGGTCGGCTTGCCGGTTCCGGTGCCGCTGCCGGGCGCCGGGCTCGGGTCGGTCGCGTCCGGGTGCTCGACCTGGAGGGTGGCCAGGTCGCTGCTGCCCCCGGTGGTCGTGTGGTCGGCCAACCCGTCGGTCACCACCACCAGCTGGGACAGCGACGCGGAGCTGTTCGGCGAGAGCTTGACCAGGAACCGGTACAGCGCGGCCCCGTTGTTGTCGATGTGCTGCCCCAGGGACGAGGTGTCGATCTCCACCTCCCCCAGCGAGGCGCAGCCGGGGAGCAGCGGCAGGCTTCGCCGGCTGTCGTCCCCCTGCCACGCCTGCACCTGGATGTCCTTGCCGCGCAGCAAGTCGTGCTTCGGGTCGGCGAAGCCGAGGGTCGGGCGGGCGTTGTCATAGCCGTGGCCGGTCTGGTTGCGCAGCTCGATGGCGATCTCGTGCCACTTGCCGTCGGCGCTGATGCTGCTCGGCATGTTGCGCAGGAACTTGCTGGCGGGGTTGACGCCGGGGGTGCTCCACGGCACGTCCTTGGCGCCGTCCAGACGTGGGTCCCCGCACGCCCACGCCGGCGTGCCGCCGCTGAGCACGGGCAGCGCAACGCCCAGGACGACCGTTGCGGCGGCGGTGGCCAGCGTGCGGCGGGCGGGGATGTTCTTCGCAAAACCGGAGATTACGGGCATGCGCATGGCGCGCTCCTTCAAGGGCCTGGTGCCGGTGGTGAGTTGGGTGAAGACGCCCGGCGCTGGTCCCCCCGGTCTCGCCGGTCCCGCTCTCCGTGCCTTCACTCTCATGGACGCGCATCACCGGCGGAGGTTGCAGGTGGCTCGAAAAAGCTTTTCGAGCACTTCGGCCGTGGGCCAGGTGGGTGAGATATGTACCGAAAAATCTGATTATCAGTACTGGCCGGGTACTCCTGAGCAATCCCCCACCCGAGCGCCCGCCGGGTGACCGGAGCACCGAGGACGATCCGATGACGTCTGGGAGTCCTGGCCGCCTCGTCCGGAGCCTGGCCGCGCTGGTCCTGCTCGCCACCGCCGTGGCGCCCGCCCTGGCCGGGCTCGCCGATCCGGCGTCACTCGACTCCCTCGGCCTGCTCCCCGGCCGCGCCGTCCCGCCGCCCGGTAGCGCCGCGCAGTCGGCCCGGCTGCACGGACTGGGCGCGGCCCCGACGGTGGACATCCGGCGCACCGGCGACCCGGCCAACCGGATCACCCTGGTGCTGCTCGGCGACGGCTACACCGAGGCCCAGCAGGGGCTGTTCCAGCAGCAGGCGGACCAGACCTGGCGCGCCGTGATGGCGATCGAGCCGTTCCACAGCTACCAGGGCTTCTTCAACATACGGCGGGTCGACCTGGTCTCCGACACCTCCGGGATCGCCGAGTCGGACACCCGCGGACAACGCCCGGGCACCCCGCTGGGGATGCACTTCTGGTGTGACGGCACCGCCCGGCTGCTGTGCGCCGACGAGTCCGCCACCGCCCGCTACGCCGGCACCGGCGGCGGCCCGCAGTACCTGATCGCGCTGGCCAACTCCACCGAGTACGGCGGGGCCGGCGGCACCGGGGTGACCACGCTGGCCGGCGGCAGCCTCGACGCGGGCCGGATCATCCAGCACGAGATCGGCCACACCGTCGGCGAACTCGGCGACGAGTACGACAGCGCGCCGGGCGACACCGACTACCCCAACCTCTCCGACCGCGGCGCCGACGCGATGCGCCACGACCACACCAAGTGGTGGCGCTGGCTGGGCGCCGAATCCCCGGACGGCGGTGGCGTGGTGGACGCCTACCGCAGCGTCAACGGCACCTACCGGCCGACTTCCGACTCGGTGATGCGCACCCTGGGCGGCAGCTACAACCTGCCCTCCCGGGAGGCGATCATCGAGCAGATCTACCGCCGGGTCTCCCCGCTGGACGGCGCCGATCCGGTGCCGGGGCAGCTCAGCGGGCACCCGCGGTTGACGGTCCATCCGCTCGAACTGACCGGCGGCCGCCACCTGGAGGTGGAGTGGCGGGTGGACGGGCACACCGTCTCCTCCCCGGCGCCGGACCACACCTGGTTCGAGCCCGCCGTGCTGGGCCTGCAGCCCGGCCAGCGGTCCACCGTGACCGCGACCGTGCGGGACACCACGGACTGGGTGCGCGACGAGGCGTTCCGCGCCCGGCACATGACCCGGACGGCGACCTGGGTGCTGACCGGCTGAGCCGGTGGGAATGGCGTGTACCCGACCTAAGCATCGAATGATGGGATGACTAGTCTGGGCGCACTATGCCCGTGGACCCCGTCGCCCGCCCCGCCGCTCGCACCGTCCCCGTCCCCTCCGCCGAACTGCCCGCGCCCGACGGTCCACCGGGCGGCCGAGCCGCCTGGCTCGCCTGGTCCGTCGCCGTCAGCGTCTACGTCCTGGCGGTGATCCACCGCACCAGCCTGGGCGTCGCCGGGCTGGACGCGGCCCACCGGTTCGGCATCGGCGCCTCGGCGCTCTCCGCCTTCTCCATCCTCCAGGTGCTGGTCTACGCGGCGATGCAGATCCCGGTCGGGCTGCTGGTCGACCGGTTCGGGCCGCGCCGGGTGCTGCTCGCCGGGGTGGTGCTGCTCAGCGCCGGGCAGCTGGCCTTCGCGCTCAGCAGCGCCTTCGGGCCCGCGCTGGCCTCCCGCGCGGTGATCGGCTGCGGCGACGCGATGACCTTCATCAGCGTGCTGCGGGTCGCCGCGCGCTGGTTCCCGGCGGCGCAGAACCCGCTGGTCGCCCAGCTGACCGGGCTGGCCGGGATGGGCGGCAACCTGGTCTCCACGGCGGTGCTGGCGCAGGCCCTGCACAGCCAGGGCTGGACCGCCACCTTCAGCGCCGTCGCGGTGCTCGGCGCCGGTGTGTTCGCCCTGGTCGTGCTGCTGCTCCGGGAGGCGCCAGTGGGCTCGGCAGCCCCCGGCGCCGTGCCCGCGCCCGCCGTCGACCGGCCCCCGCTGCTGACCCAGATCCGGCACTGCTGGCGGGAGCCGGGCACCCGGCTGGGCCTGTGGGTGCACTTCACCACCCAGTTCCCGGGCAACGCCTTCTCGCTGCTCTGGGGCCTGCCCTACCTGGTGGAGGGGCAGGGCATGAGCCGCGGCTCGGCGGCCGGGCTGCTCACCGTGCTGGTGGCCAGCACCATGGCCTTCGGCCTGCTCTTCGGCCGGCTGCTCTCCAGGTCGGCGGCGGCCCGGATGCCGATCACGCTCACCGTGATCGCCGCCACCGGGGTGTGCTGGGGCGCGGCGCTGGCCTGGCCGGGCGGGCACCCGCCGCTCTGGCTGATCGTGCTGCTCATCCTGGTGATGGGCAGCAACGGCCCGGCCTCGCTGGTCGGCCTCGACTACGCCCGCGCCTACAACCCGGGGCACCGGCTGGGCACCGCCTCCGGGATCGCCAACATGGGCGGGTTCCTGGCCACCATGGTGACCCTGCTCGGCGTCGGGGTGCTGCTCGACGCGGCGTCCGGGGGCGCCGGGACCTACTCGGCGGGCGCGTTCCGGCTGGCCTTCTGCTGGCTCTACGCGCCGCTGCTGCTGGGCACGGTGATGATCCTGCGGCTGCGCCGGGCGGTCGCCTCCTGACCACCCGGCGCACCGGTCACGGGGTCAGCGAGAAGCTCGCCAGGATCCGGTCGGCCAGCTCCCGGTCGCCGTCCACCGTGAGCGCGCCGGCCGGCAGGCCGTCGGCCCGCACCCGGCCGGTGGCCAGCCGCAGGTAGTCCTCCCAGCCGACCGTGAGCTGCACGTCGGGGCCCAGGCTGACCTGGGAGTCGATCGAGCCGCGCCCGGTGGCGTCGACCCGGACGGTGCGCAGGAACTCCAGCGGGCCGGTGACGTCGACCACCACGGTGCTGCCGGCCGGCGCGCCCGCCGCCTTGGCGACCACCTTGGGCAGCCCCGCCAGCAGCAGGTCCCGGGCGACCTGGGCGGCCGGGGAGTCCAGGTTGCCGGGCAGCTGCAGGGCGCGGCGCAGGTCCTGCTCGTGCACCCAGACGTCCAGCACCCGGCGGCGCAGCAGCTCCTGGTAGGGCAGGTCGTAGCTGAACGGCCCGGCCGGGAAGCCGACGGTGTCGTCCGGCCCGGTGGTGGCGTTGCGCAGCGCCCGGGACCGGCGGATGATCACGTACTCCAGCTCAGCCGTCATCTCCGGTGCGGTGTGGCAGCGGCGCTTGTCGACCGGGAGCTCCAGGTAGCGCTGCACGTCGTTCTTGACGTGGAACAGGTCGCGGGGGAGGGAGTGGATCGGCCGGGGATCGCCGAGCAGCTCGGACTCGACGGCGATCACGTGCGAGACGACGTCGCGCACCGACCAGCCGGGGCACTCGGTGGGCCGGTTCCAGGAGTCGGCGGGCAGCAGGGCCAGTAGTTCCGATATGGATTCGATGGAATGCGTCCAGGCATCCGTGTAGGTCTGGACGACCTGATTG
Protein-coding regions in this window:
- the pdhA gene encoding pyruvate dehydrogenase (acetyl-transferring) E1 component subunit alpha is translated as MTVKSTSRARKKAAPGVPDSARTGQDAPAELIQLLTPEGDRVENPEFPLTVSPEELRALYRDLVLVRRFDGEATALQRQGELGLWASLLGQEAAQVGSGRAMREGDYAFPTYREHGVAWCRGVDPLNLLGMFRGVNHGGWDPNEKNFHLYTIVIGSQTLHATGYAMGITKDGAEDAVIAYFGDGASSQGDVNEAFTFASVYNAPVVFFCQNNQWAISEPTINQTKIPLYRRASGFGFPGVRVDGNDVLACLAVTRWALDRARNGGGPVLIEAFTYRMGAHTTSDDPTRYRSSEETEAWKAKDPIARLRAHLEKEGLADEEFFAAVDAESEALGLRVREGVRSMPDPDPTLIFDHVYAEPHALVAEERAEYVAYAQSFEGGE
- a CDS encoding M64 family metallopeptidase, with the protein product MTSGSPGRLVRSLAALVLLATAVAPALAGLADPASLDSLGLLPGRAVPPPGSAAQSARLHGLGAAPTVDIRRTGDPANRITLVLLGDGYTEAQQGLFQQQADQTWRAVMAIEPFHSYQGFFNIRRVDLVSDTSGIAESDTRGQRPGTPLGMHFWCDGTARLLCADESATARYAGTGGGPQYLIALANSTEYGGAGGTGVTTLAGGSLDAGRIIQHEIGHTVGELGDEYDSAPGDTDYPNLSDRGADAMRHDHTKWWRWLGAESPDGGGVVDAYRSVNGTYRPTSDSVMRTLGGSYNLPSREAIIEQIYRRVSPLDGADPVPGQLSGHPRLTVHPLELTGGRHLEVEWRVDGHTVSSPAPDHTWFEPAVLGLQPGQRSTVTATVRDTTDWVRDEAFRARHMTRTATWVLTG
- a CDS encoding maleylpyruvate isomerase family mycothiol-dependent enzyme, with translation MTDNQVVQTYTDAWTHSIESISELLALLPADSWNRPTECPGWSVRDVVSHVIAVESELLGDPRPIHSLPRDLFHVKNDVQRYLELPVDKRRCHTAPEMTAELEYVIIRRSRALRNATTGPDDTVGFPAGPFSYDLPYQELLRRRVLDVWVHEQDLRRALQLPGNLDSPAAQVARDLLLAGLPKVVAKAAGAPAGSTVVVDVTGPLEFLRTVRVDATGRGSIDSQVSLGPDVQLTVGWEDYLRLATGRVRADGLPAGALTVDGDRELADRILASFSLTP
- a CDS encoding dihydrolipoamide acetyltransferase family protein: MTTEVRSLREFKMPDVGEGLTEAEILKWYVQPGDTVTDGQIVCEVETAKAAVELPIPFNGTVEALHFPEGTTVDVGTAIIAVAVAGGAPDQAPVAAAPAAAPAEAEEAEPERREVLVGYGPRTGAVQRRARRTAAAPAAAAPVAAAPAPVAAPAPAAAPAPVAAAQVTERPLAKPPVRKLAKDLGVDLHTVVPTGKDGIITREDVHAAAAPAPQPAAPVVEAPVAEAAPVVEAPAAPLATGLDVRVPIKGVRKATAQAMVSSAFTAPHVTEFVQVDVTRTMKLVRELKESGELGAGVRVSPLLLVARALITAVKRYPEINAAWDEANQEIVVKGQVNLGIAAATPRGLIVPNIKNAGALTLPALGAELGALIETARQGKTSPAAMTGGTITITNVGVFGVDTGTPILNPGEAAILAFGAVRELPWVHKGRVVPRQVTTLALSFDHRLVDGELGSKVLADVAAILEKPKRLITWS
- a CDS encoding alpha-ketoacid dehydrogenase subunit beta produces the protein MSKLTMSKAINEGLRKCLETDPKTVIMGEDVGKLGGVFRVTDGLQKDFGEDRVIDTPLAESGIMGTAIGLALRGYRPIVEIQFDGFVYPAFDQIVTQLAKMHARALGHVKMPVTVRIPYAGGIGAVEHHSESHEAYFAHTAGLRVVTPSNPDDAYWMLRQSVESDDPVIFLEPKARYWDKAEISAAPALDLHTAKVVRPGTDLTLLAYGPMVKTCLEVAAVAEQDGHRIEVVDLRSLSPVDFATLAESVKRTGRAVVVHEAPVFMGMGAELAARLTEQCFYHLEAPILRVGGYFAPYPPSRVEEQFLPDLDRVLDAVDRALAF
- a CDS encoding MFS transporter; translation: MPVDPVARPAARTVPVPSAELPAPDGPPGGRAAWLAWSVAVSVYVLAVIHRTSLGVAGLDAAHRFGIGASALSAFSILQVLVYAAMQIPVGLLVDRFGPRRVLLAGVVLLSAGQLAFALSSAFGPALASRAVIGCGDAMTFISVLRVAARWFPAAQNPLVAQLTGLAGMGGNLVSTAVLAQALHSQGWTATFSAVAVLGAGVFALVVLLLREAPVGSAAPGAVPAPAVDRPPLLTQIRHCWREPGTRLGLWVHFTTQFPGNAFSLLWGLPYLVEGQGMSRGSAAGLLTVLVASTMAFGLLFGRLLSRSAAARMPITLTVIAATGVCWGAALAWPGGHPPLWLIVLLILVMGSNGPASLVGLDYARAYNPGHRLGTASGIANMGGFLATMVTLLGVGVLLDAASGGAGTYSAGAFRLAFCWLYAPLLLGTVMILRLRRAVAS